In Gossypium arboreum isolate Shixiya-1 chromosome 5, ASM2569848v2, whole genome shotgun sequence, a single genomic region encodes these proteins:
- the LOC108451784 gene encoding uncharacterized protein LOC108451784: MVGVFRRSLSFPNKTLTRPPKPQISHHIRSISLPCRSHPLITQIKDEITDLKTWSRSPEKPTSAWLCDGLLRLKDLQDSLHDILQLPQTQQLLSHKREWVEKLLEDFLRFVDVYGIFQTSFLSLKEEQHSARVALRRKDDSRIAVYLKGRKKMAKEIAKLVSSIRCIGRYSFPASAFVSILDTELTGVISDIIEVTVSVSVALFNGISMAYTSSKSSWIRLALTKKSKKVKIEGSIKEFEEMGEANVWSLRRKGDEEVRMVLERMQNLERCIADIESGSDKAFRSLINTRVSLLNTLTM, translated from the coding sequence ATGGTAGGCGTTTTCAGGCGCTCCCTCTCTTTTCCAAACAAAACCCTTACCCGTCCACCTAAACCACAAATTTCTCACCACATCAGGTCCATCTCTCTCCCCTGCAGATCACATCCCTTGATTACTCAAATCAAAGATGAAATCACCGACCTCAAAACCTGGTCCCGCAGTCCCGAGAAGCCAACCTCAGCTTGGCTTTGTGACGGTTTGCTCCGTCTAAAGGACCTTCAAGATTCCCTCCACGACATTCTTCAGCTCCCCCAGACCCAGCAGTTGTTAAGCCATAAGCGTGAATGGGTCGAGAAGCTCCTCGAAGATTTCCTCCGTTTCGTCGATGTTTACGGCATCTTCCAAACCTCGTTTCTTTCTCTCAAAGAAGAGCAACACTCTGCGCGGGTGGCTCTAAGGAGAAAAGACGACTCCAGGATTGCCGTGTACCTGAAAGGTCGCAAGAAGATGGCTAAAGAGATAGCAAAACTCGTATCGTCTATCCGATGCATTGGGCGATACTCATTTCCTGCATCGGCTTTCGTTTCCATTTTAGACACGGAGCTGACCGGTGTTATCAGCGACATTATCGAAGTGACCGTTTCAGTATCGGTGGCGCTTTTCAACGGGATTTCCATGGCCTATACTTCAAGCAAATCGTCATGGATTAGGTTGGCGTTGACCAAGAAATCCAAAAAGGTTAAGATTGAGGGAAGCATCAAAGAATTTGAAGAAATGGGTGAAGCCAACGTGTGGAGCCTGAGAAGGAAGGGAGACGAGGAAGTGAGGATGGTTTTGGAGAGAATGCAAAACTTGGAAAGGTGCATTGCTGATATCGAAAGTGGAAGCGACAAAGCCTTTAGGAGTCTGATAAACACTAGGGTTTCGCTGCTCAATACTCTCACCATGTAG